CGAACCCAATTTCCTTGAAGAGACTGATGGCGTCCAGAATGCCATTCAGGGATTTTCGCTGGCAATGGCCGTGGTAAAAGATTTTTTTCCCAAAGGGTGACTGCTCAACATTGAACACGGTCTGCGGCCGGATTTTTTTCACGGAAAGCAATCGGGTAAGGTATTCAACCGCACCAAAGCTGTTTTTTTGAAGCGTTTCAAAAAGATCATTATTTTTCAACAAATTTTTGTAATCCCGTCGAAACAGGGCCAGTACGCTGGGTTCCGGGACGACAATCGTCCAGCCGGCGTCTATTTTCTTCTCAAGATAGCGAGCCACAGAGCGTGCCCGGCGGGCGGCTGTTTCGACCATTCCCTGAGAAAGGGCTGCCCGTCCTTCCGGCAGGACATCACTGATCTGAACGGCTGCACCAAGTGAATCCAGCACCCTGACGGTTGCCATTCCCGATTCCGGATGAAGGAAATTCGTGTAAATATCGGCAAAAATCAAAACCTTGGGGGCATCCGGTTCCGCGTGTAAAGGGGTCTTTCGCTTCCTCTGCCAGCCCCGGTATTGTTTCTGAAAGGTCTTTTTCTGAAATTTCGGAAGCAGGCGCTGGTGGTGCATCCCCACCGTTTTTTCCATCCCGGTTCGTACCGGCGAAAGAGCACTCAGTGCATTTGAGAGCGGTGCGAACGCACTCCCCACCTTTGCAAAAGCCGCGTAATTTCCAAAAAATTGCTTTTCCAGTGGAGCCAGACGATCTCCCCCCTGGCTTCCGAATAATTTCCCAAAAAAAACAGCGGAGGCACTTCTGCCTTCCGCCCGGTTGAGGCGGTCGTGCAGGACCGTGTTGAGCCAGGGAATATCGATTCGTACCGGGCACTGGGGCACGCACCGCGAACAGCCGGTGCAAAGCTCACTAAAACGCGCATTCAAAAGCGTCCCGGTTCCCGCTTCCCAGGCGCCGCCGATTCCGCCCGAGTAGGTTTCTCCGCCGAAGGCGTGTCCCCCGAGCACCTGAAAAACCGGACACACGTTCATGCAGGCGCTGCAGCGCACGCAGTAAAGTGCTTGTTTAAGGTCGGGATCCTCCCGCATCTTGAGCCGNNNNNNNNNNNNNNNNNNNNNNNNNNNNNNNNNNNNNNNNNNNNNNNNNNNNNNNNNNNNNNNNNNNNNNNNNNNNNNNNNNGCAAAATGTGCGTGTACTGGGAGAGGGGCTGCCCTGTTCCACTGGGTGCCAGGAGCTCGATAAACGGCCACAGGTCGTCCCAGCGGGGTACAATCTTTTCCACCCCGGCAATGGCAATGTGCACGGACGGGGCCTGCGTAACCATCCGAATATTCCCCTCATTTTCAACCAGCACCAGCGTACCCGTTTCGGCCGCAAGAATATTGGCTCCGCTGATTCCAATATCGGCTGTCAGGAATTTCTGTCGTAAGATTTCCCGGGCAAATCGGGTGAGGTCTTCTCCTGTTTCCAGGGGTTCTTTCGGATGAAATTTTTCTGTAAAGAGCTGTGAAATGCGCTCCCGGCTTCGATGAATGGCCGGCGCCACAATGTGCGACGGCTGTTCGTCGGCGACCTGAAGAATAAATTCCGCCAGATCCGTTTCGGCCACTTCAATTCCGGCTGCTTCCAGCACGGGATTGAGTTTGATTTCCTCCGAGGTAATGGATTTTGATTTGACCACCAATTTCGCTTTGTGTTTCTGACACACGTCCCGAATGTAAGCGCTGGCTTCCGCCGCATCTTTTGCCAGATAAAAATGCCCCCCGCGTTCCTCGATGACCCGCTGAAGCACCTTGACTGATGTTTCGATTTCTTCAATGGCTCTCTCTTTGATGGCCCGTGCCCGATCCTTCAGAGCTTCGTAATCGCCAATGGTTCGAACGGCTACATACCGATTCTGGTTGAAGGTATTCGTGTTTCGGCGAACCGGTTCACTCTCAATCGCCAGCGCCATTTGAATCGCTTGGGTCAAATGATCTTTTGAGGATTTATTCGCCACGTCACGCGGCTTAATCTGCAAAGCAAAATCAACGGATTTTTGAGGCATGGTTACTCCGAAAAATAGTCATTTTTTGGCCCGCGACTGTCACGAATTTAGTTTCAGTAAAATCACTTCGTGAAAATTCGTGACCTTCG
This portion of the Calditrichota bacterium genome encodes:
- a CDS encoding (4Fe-4S)-binding protein — encoded protein: RLKMREDPDLKQALYCVRCSACMNVCPVFQVLGGHAFGGETYSGGIGGAWEAGTGTLLNARFSELCTGCSRCVPQCPVRIDIPWLNTVLHDRLNRAEGRSASAVFFGKLFGSQGGDRLAPLEKQFFGNYAAFAKVGSAFAPLSNALSALSPVRTGMEKTVGMHHQRLLPKFQKKTFQKQYRGWQRKRKTPLHAEPDAPKVLIFADIYTNFLHPESGMATVRVLDSLGAAVQISDVLPEGRAALSQGMVETAARRARSVARYLEKKIDAGWTIVVPEPSVLALFRRDYKNLLKNNDLFETLQKNSFGAVEYLTRLLSVKKIRPQTVFNVEQSPFGKKIFYHGHCQRKSLNGILDAISLFKEIGFDVVESHVECCGMAGSFGYKKEFYNVSMRIGEELFHQIREADGDELRVVIASGISCRHQITEGVDRHVFHPMEVLEKVLAG
- a CDS encoding lactate utilization protein — encoded protein: MPQKSVDFALQIKPRDVANKSSKDHLTQAIQMALAIESEPVRRNTNTFNQNRYVAVRTIGDYEALKDRARAIKERAIEEIETSVKVLQRVIEERGGHFYLAKDAAEASAYIRDVCQKHKAKLVVKSKSITSEEIKLNPVLEAAGIEVAETDLAEFILQVADEQPSHIVAPAIHRSRERISQLFTEKFHPKEPLETGEDLTRFAREILRQKFLTADIGISGANILAAETGTLVLVENEGNIRMVTQAPSVHIAIAGVEKIVPRWDDLWPFIELLAPSGTGQPLSQYTHIL